The Aythya fuligula isolate bAytFul2 chromosome 2, bAytFul2.pri, whole genome shotgun sequence genome contains a region encoding:
- the LOC116485620 gene encoding sodium-dependent neutral amino acid transporter B(0)AT3-like, whose amino-acid sequence MSKDLPIDMPPEAPKEDSRPKWDNKFQYILSCIGFAVGLGNVWRFPYLCQIHGGGAFLIPYFIALIFEGIPLLHLELALGQCLRKGSISAWSAISPYLGGVGVGSWMVSVLVSLYYNTVLTWVMWYFINSFQEPLPWSVCPLNENRTGLNEECYESTAVNYFWYRKTLNITPDITESGTLQWWLVLCLAACWAIVYLCTIRGIETTGKAIYVTAIFPYLVLTIFLIHGLTLPGATEGLAYLFTPDLNVLKNPRVWLDAATQIFFSLSLAFGGLIAFSSYNPPKNDCEKDAVTVAIVNSLTSLYASIPVFSVLGFKATTGYWDCLDRNIISIINEFDLPEQSIMRENYTDWITFLNSSYPEKIAGLKLKSCDLQEFLDQSVSGSGLAFIVFTQAIILMPGSQAWAILFFTMLFSLGLSSMFGNIEGVFTPLLELQIISKSIPKELLSGIICLVSFLIALCFTLSSGSYWIDIFDRYAGSVPLLVIAFFEVTGVVYVYKIKRFSEDVKWMTGRKLNLYWQITWRFISPLLLLVVFVAFVALQIQKPPTYTAWNPKHEDFPMKEEKAYPPWVQAICVLLAVLPCIFVPLVALFQLVKKMWRSKDLSFLSPEVFSCQEVNRNFSHPKK is encoded by the exons GGGCATTCCTGATCCCATACTTCATCGCTCTCATCTTTGAAGGAATCCCACTGCTGCATCTTGAACTCGCCCTAGGACAGTGCCTGAGGAAAGGCAGCATCAGCGCCTGGAGTGCCATCTCACCTTATCTTGGAGGAGTTG GGGTTGGTTCGTGGATGGTGTCGGTTCTGGTGAGCTTGTACTACAACACCGTTTTAACCTGGGTGATGTGGTATTTCATAAACTCCTTCCAGGAGCCCCTGCCTTGGAGTGTCTGTCctctaaatgaaaacagaacag ggctCAATGAAGAATGTTACGAAAGTACTGCAGTCAATTATTTTTGGTATAGGAAGACTCTGAACATAACACCCGACATCACTGAGAGCGGCACATTGCAGTGGTGGCTTGTTTTGTGCTTAGCAGCTTGCTGGGCAATTGTGTACCTCTGCACCATCCGAGGAATTGAAACCACAGGAAAG GCTATTTACGTAACAGCAATATTTCCTTACCTTGTCCTAACTATATTCCTTATTCATGGACTCACTCTACCAGGAGCCACTGAAGGTCTGGCTTACCTCTTCACCCCTGAT CTGAATGTTCTGAAAAATCCCCGTGTATGGCTTGATGCAGCCACCCAgatcttcttctctctctccttggcTTTTGGAGGGCTTATTGCATTCTCAAGCTACAACCCCCCAAA AAATGACTGTGAAAAGGATGCTGTGACAGTAGCAATTGTGAACAGCTTGACATCCCTCTATGCTTCCATCccagtcttttctgttttggggtTTAAAGCAACCACAGGCTATTGGGACTGCTTGGACAG GAATATTATCAGTATCATCAATGAATTTGATCTTCCAGAACAAAGCATCATGCGAGAGAACTATACAGACTGGATTACATTCCTGAATTCATCATATCCAGAAAAAATTGCTGGACTCAAACTGAAAAGCTGTGACCTTCAAGAATTTCTTGATCAG AGCGTATCAGGATCTGGCCTGGCTTTCATTGTGTTCACTCAAGCCATCATCCTAATGCCAGGCTCACAGGCCTGGGCCATCCTGTTTTTCACAATGTTGTTCAGCTTGGGCCTTTCTTCCATGTTTGGGAACATCGAGGGAGTCTTCACACCTCTTCTAGAGCTTCAGATCATATCTAAGTCAATACCAAAAGAGCTTTTATCTG gtATAATATGCCTAGTTTCCTTCCTTATTGCTCTCTGTTTTACACTGAGTTCAGGGAGTTACTGGATTGACATTTTTGACCGCTATGCAGGCTCAGTGCCTCTCCTAGTCATCGCCTTCTTTGAAGTGACTGGGGTTGTGTATGtctataaaattaaaag GTTCAGTGAAGATGTGAAATGGATGACTGGACGAAAGCTAAACCTCTACTGGCAGATCACATGGAGGTTTATcagccctctgctcctgctaGTTGTCTTTGTGGCCTTTGTTGCTCTCCAAATACAGAAGCCACCAACCTACACAGCCTGGAACCCTAAACAC GAAGATTTCCCTATGAAGGAGGAGAAAGCCTATCCACCTTGGGTACAGGCCATCTGTGTGTTGTTAGCTGTCCTGCCCTGCATATTCGTACCTCTGGTAGCACTCTTCCAGCTGGTCAAAAAAATGTGGAGAAGCAAGGACCTGAGCTTTCTATCACCAGAAGTGTTTTCATGTCAGGAGGTTAACAGAAACTTTTCtcatccaaaaaaataa